The Acinetobacter lwoffii genomic sequence CGAACAGCATTAAAACTTTGATGCGGTTACGACGCTCCGGTACCAATTGTACATCCAGAATGCCCTGCTTGGCCGTTTCACGAATCGTCCCGTCAATATCCAGTTCTTCAGCAGCACCCTGACGGGCAAATTTTCGTAGACGGCGCAATGCCATCTGCATCTGGCGGCTACCCAAAATCTGTTCATCGTCCAGATTTCGATATTGGCGCTGTTCCCAGACTTTCACCGCAGAACGCTTACGCCCCGGCCCGCCAATACGCACACCTTCAGGATGATCGCCATAGGCACCAAAGGGTGAAGTGCCACCGGTACCCATCATCTTGTTGCCACCCTGATGTTTTTTATGCTGTTCGCGCAGACGCTCTTCCAGCATTTTCATCAGTTCTTCCAGCGATCCGGCTTTTTTCAGCTCTTCGCGCTGCTCCGGGGTCAGATGCTTCTCGAGTAATTCGAGATCGAACCAGTCTTTGGGCAGCTTATGCACCTGATTCAGCAGCTCATCCAGATCAAAGGTCGCGATACCATCAAAATAGTCTTTCATAGCACGATCGAACTTATCGAAATAGCGCTCGTCCTTGACCATGACGGTTTTGGCCAGCTGATAGAATTCATCCTGATCGGCAAACACCAGACCTGCAGCAACCGCCTGATTCAGGTCAATCAGCTCACGAGTCGATACCGGCACGCCGTATTTGCGTAAGGTATAAAACAGTCGCACAAACATGCGTGTTTCTCCCTTAACGACGTGACATAAATGCTAGACGTTCGAGCAACTGCACATCTTGCTCATTCTTGATTAATGCGCCGTACAGGGGCGGAATTGCTTTGGATTTATCAGTATTGCGCAGAATATCTTCCGGCATGTCGTCAGCCATAAGCAGGCTGAGCCAGTCGATCAGTTCAGAAGTTGAAGGTGGTTTTTTTAAACCCGGAATCTGACGTAATTTAAAGAAGACTTGCAAAGCCTCATTGACCAATGTGGTCGAGATATTGGCAAAATGCACATCGATGATTTCACGCATGGTGGCTTCATCCGGGAATTCGATGTAATGGAAGAAGCAACGACGCAGGAAAGCATCTGGCAATTCTTTTTCATTATTTGAGGTAATGATCACGATTGGGCGCTGAGTTGCCGTAATGGTTTCGCCAGTCTCGTACACATAGAACGACATTTTATCGAGTTCATGCAGCAAGTCATTTGGAAACTCGATGTCTGCCTTATCAATTTCATCAATCAACAGGACACAGCGCTCTTCACTGGTAAACGCTTCCCATAATTTACCCGGCTTGATGTAGTTCTTGATGTCATAGACACGGTCATCACCCAACTGACTATCGCGCAAGCGGGATACGGCATCGTATTCATACAGGCCTTGTTGTGCTTTGGTAGTGGACTTGATGTGCCAGGTGATCAGCTTCAAACCCAGACTTTCTGCAACTTGCTCGGCCAGCAAAGTCTTACCTGTACCCGGCTCACCTTTGACCAGCAATGGTTTTTGCAAACTGCGTGCAGCTTTCACCGCAAGTTTTAAACTGTCAGTCGCAATGTACTGATCGGTACCTGAAAATTGTTGAATATCAGCAGACATGATTGAACCTTATTTTTTACTTACAGCGGTGAACTTTTCTCGTGAACACGAATATTACTTTTGTTCGACACATAGGTCGACCAGCAATAGCCAATCACAGATCCAATCCCAATAACAAATAAAATAAGTGACGCATTAATCCAAACCAGGGACTGCTCTTTGGTCAGCACCCCAAATAACAGACCGAAGATCGCGGGTGCAATGGATGCATTCGCCCCCTCGGATACCGTCGGTGTTAGCAGAATGGCAAAGGCTACAATCCACAAAAAACCGCCCATGGGTTTAGGCAGACGCTTGGTCACGCCATACCAGCACCATAAAGCAATCAGGCTGCCGAGCAGATAAACTGCAACGGCAATGCTCTGTTCAGGAATTGAGTCTAATACAGCCACATAACCATTCATTTCACAACTCCTGAATTAACATTAAGCACCGCGTAAACCTTCTGGTGCCACAGCGTTTGGATCAATCAAGCCTTCTGGCGGCATTTGCAGGAAGAAACCGCGGGTTTCAATAGAATCCATGACATGCAAGACATTGGCACGTGCCAGTTTACGGGATTCGCTTAATTCAAGATGCATGACAAAAGTCGCACGTCCAAATGCTGCCTGTACTGCTTCAGTCAATACGCTTAAAGGTTCGAATGTTTCAGCTTCGCTTTCATTCGCAGGACGCGCCACATACAGATACATTTCACTTTTTTTGCTGGATTTGTAGATAGACACTTGCATATTTCAAACGACTTTTCTGGAAAAACAACCGCAAGGATACATCAAAAAAAAGACAGAAACATTAGCCACGTCTCATGCATCAGTCGTGATTTTGTATAATTGCTTTTTCTTTAACCAATCCTGTAGCCAATCACTCGCTGACTTTCATCTGGGTAGACAGATAAGATTCATCCTGATGCAATACCTGAATCAGTGGCTGAGTCAATAACTCATAGCGCCAGCCAAGCAGATAATCCGGCAGATCCTGCTCGTCCTTATGAAAGACCACATGTTGATACAAGGCATTCAGCCATTTCTTACGCATCAGGACTTCTTTAGGAATTGAGGTTTCATTGACGACATTCTGAATAATTGAGTCAATTTTTTCGCCAATATCTTTGGAAGAATGGCGAATTGGACGTGCCAGACGTAAAGGCCAATTTGCCGGCTCCGGCAGGAATTTCAGTAAATCTAAAATCGTTTTACCATGCTCACGAACCACATTCGAACGAATGTCTTTCACATGACTCAGCTGGAAATTATTGCGCGGGAATTTTTCCACCAGATCAATCATGCTGGCATTTTTCAAAATGAAACTGCGTGGCTGATTCAGTGCTTTGGCAATCTGATCACGCCAAACCATTAATTGCTGCAATTGCATCAGCTGACGGCGTGAATGCCGGTAATTGCCGACATCCTGATACAACAAGGCAGTTGGGGTATCTTCGCCAATTTCCTGAGTCAGAAAACGGCAATCTTGCAAGGCAAAATCCAGCAGATCTTTCGACTCCAGATCCCGTTTGATTTTCTCTGACAGTTGCACCAGATAATGCACATCATTGGCAGCATAGAGCAACTGTTCGGAACTGAGTGGACGCGCCAGCCAGTCAGAACGGGTCTGGTCTTTTTCGATATCGACTTCCAACATCTGCTTCAGCGCATTTTGATAGCTGACTTGCAGACCATGCCCCAAAAATGACATGCCGACCTGGGTATCAAACACATTACTCAGCGATTTCTTCTGGGTATAGTGATAGATCAGATCGATATCTTCACTACAGGCATGAAAAATATTCTGCTGTGCGTTAAAAATTTTATTAAGGAACTCAGTCAGATCTAGCGTGGTTCCATCCAACAAATAGACCTTATTGTCTACGTTAATCTGAAAAACACCCAGCTTAGGCCATAAGGTATCAACCTTGATAAACTCGGTATCCAGCCCATACACTGAATTCTGATCCATCAGCTTCAGTACATGAGTTAAGTCGTTTTGATGTTGAATAAATTGAAACATAGAACTGAGTCTAAGATTAGATTCTCGATAGATCCATATTAACTGATCTATAGAATTTTTGTATAAAAAATAACGTCAATTCTGCCCTATTTCCTAAAAAATGGCGCTTACTTATCAGGATTTATATTCTAATTAATATCTTTTTTATATTAAAACTAACAAGATATTTAAGCTTAGCTTACTTCATGCGCATCCGGTTATGTACTGCCTGACTCAAGGTATGACTGTCGACATATTCCAGCTCACCACCTTGTGGTACGCCCTGGGCAATTCGGGTCATCTGGATCGGCAAATGCTTACTGGCCTCAACCAGATAATGCGCCGTAGCCTGACCTTCTACCGTGGCATTGGTTGCCAGAATCACTTCTTTCACCTGACCATTGGCCAAACGATGCAATAAGTACGGAATACCGATTTCTTCGGGACCAATACCATCCAGTGGCGATAAATGTCCGCCCAATACATGATATTTACCTCTGAAACTACCACTTTGCTCAATCGCCATGACATCTGCAGGTGATTCCACTACACAGAGCAGTTCATCATCACGATCCAGAGAGCTGCAAATATTGCAGACTTCGTCTTCGGTCAGAGAATGACAGACTGAACATTCATGAATGTGATTGGTTGCCTCAGTCAGCGCATGTGCCAGACCAATAGCACCCTCACGATTTTTCATGATCATATGCAATGCCATACGTTGAGCCGATTTCGGCCCAACGCTTGGCAAAATGCGTAATGCTTGAACGAGTTGATCAAAACGATCACTAAACATTGCGCATTCTTCCTTAGAACATACCTGCAAGACCAGGCGGCAAACCCATGCCTGAGTTTGCTGCTTTCATTCTTTCGTCAGATACCACTTCTGCCTGACGTGCTGCATCATTCATTGCAGCTGCAATCAGGTCTTCAATCATGTCTGGATCATCCTGAAGTAATTCAGGATTGATTTCGATACGTTTCACCACGTTACGGCAAGTCATGGTTACTTTCACTAGACCACCACCCGCCTCGGCATGCACTTCAGTTTGCGCAAGCTCTTCTTTGGCTTTTTTTACGTTATTTTCAACTTCTTTCTGCATGCGCTGAGCTTGCTGCATCAACATGTTAATGTTCATAAATATCTCCGAACATAAATTTATAAAATTAAATCAGGTCTAAACCGCGACGAATATCCTGGATAATATCACCAATCTCTTCCAAACCAACAGATACGCGAATTAAACCTTCACGAATACCAGCGGCTTCTTTGGCTTCAGGCGACAATTTACCGTGTGTCGTGGTCGCCGGATGGGTAATAGTCGATTTTACATCGCCCAGATTGCCGGTAATCGAGATAAACTGGGTATTGTCAATGACAGTCCACGCTTCCTCACGGCCACCTTTGACTTCAAAAGACACAATACCGCCAAAACCGCTCTGCTGTTTTGCTGCCAGTTCATGACCGACATGCTCAGGCAGGCCCGCATAATATACTTTTTCTACTTTTGGATGCTGATTCAAAAATTCAGCCAGTTGCTGAGCATTTGCTGAATGTTCACGCATACGCAAACGTAGTGTCTCCAAGCCTTTCAGGAAGACCCAAGCATTGAATGGGCTCATTGACGGGCCTGTGGTACGCACGTAGCCGAAGATTTCTTCTAGTAACTTG encodes the following:
- a CDS encoding vWA domain-containing protein, which gives rise to MFVRLFYTLRKYGVPVSTRELIDLNQAVAAGLVFADQDEFYQLAKTVMVKDERYFDKFDRAMKDYFDGIATFDLDELLNQVHKLPKDWFDLELLEKHLTPEQREELKKAGSLEELMKMLEERLREQHKKHQGGNKMMGTGGTSPFGAYGDHPEGVRIGGPGRKRSAVKVWEQRQYRNLDDEQILGSRQMQMALRRLRKFARQGAAEELDIDGTIRETAKQGILDVQLVPERRNRIKVLMLFDVGGSMDAHIAQCEKLFSAAKTEFKTLEYFYFHNCLYDYVWKDNVRRSSSRINTWDLFNTYGRDYRVIVVGDASMAPYELNSVGGSVEYMNDEAGQVWLQRLRQHFDKTAWLNPEEEKYWHYTHTIGLIQQIFENHMFPMTLKGIEDMTKYLAR
- a CDS encoding AAA family ATPase, which produces MSADIQQFSGTDQYIATDSLKLAVKAARSLQKPLLVKGEPGTGKTLLAEQVAESLGLKLITWHIKSTTKAQQGLYEYDAVSRLRDSQLGDDRVYDIKNYIKPGKLWEAFTSEERCVLLIDEIDKADIEFPNDLLHELDKMSFYVYETGETITATQRPIVIITSNNEKELPDAFLRRCFFHYIEFPDEATMREIIDVHFANISTTLVNEALQVFFKLRQIPGLKKPPSTSELIDWLSLLMADDMPEDILRNTDKSKAIPPLYGALIKNEQDVQLLERLAFMSRR
- a CDS encoding YcgL domain-containing protein translates to MQVSIYKSSKKSEMYLYVARPANESEAETFEPLSVLTEAVQAAFGRATFVMHLELSESRKLARANVLHVMDSIETRGFFLQMPPEGLIDPNAVAPEGLRGA
- a CDS encoding ribonuclease D, with protein sequence MFQFIQHQNDLTHVLKLMDQNSVYGLDTEFIKVDTLWPKLGVFQINVDNKVYLLDGTTLDLTEFLNKIFNAQQNIFHACSEDIDLIYHYTQKKSLSNVFDTQVGMSFLGHGLQVSYQNALKQMLEVDIEKDQTRSDWLARPLSSEQLLYAANDVHYLVQLSEKIKRDLESKDLLDFALQDCRFLTQEIGEDTPTALLYQDVGNYRHSRRQLMQLQQLMVWRDQIAKALNQPRSFILKNASMIDLVEKFPRNNFQLSHVKDIRSNVVREHGKTILDLLKFLPEPANWPLRLARPIRHSSKDIGEKIDSIIQNVVNETSIPKEVLMRKKWLNALYQHVVFHKDEQDLPDYLLGWRYELLTQPLIQVLHQDESYLSTQMKVSE
- the recR gene encoding recombination mediator RecR, whose amino-acid sequence is MFSDRFDQLVQALRILPSVGPKSAQRMALHMIMKNREGAIGLAHALTEATNHIHECSVCHSLTEDEVCNICSSLDRDDELLCVVESPADVMAIEQSGSFRGKYHVLGGHLSPLDGIGPEEIGIPYLLHRLANGQVKEVILATNATVEGQATAHYLVEASKHLPIQMTRIAQGVPQGGELEYVDSHTLSQAVHNRMRMK
- a CDS encoding YbaB/EbfC family nucleoid-associated protein; its protein translation is MNINMLMQQAQRMQKEVENNVKKAKEELAQTEVHAEAGGGLVKVTMTCRNVVKRIEINPELLQDDPDMIEDLIAAAMNDAARQAEVVSDERMKAANSGMGLPPGLAGMF